TTGCCCCGCCACTTCGGGCATACGACACCCCTGCACGGATCCCGACCCCGTGGTACTGCCCGCCCACTCCGAGCGTGAGGCCGGGCATGTTGGCGGCTGCGCCGGCCATGCCCACGTGCGTTTCAGAGATCCCAAAGCGCAGGGTGCCGGGGGAGTTGTGGGCCAGGGCGACGGACGGGGCCAGGGCCAGGCCAAGAATTGCAATACGCTTAATCATGTGAACTCCTTTATATAAGGGGCCGGGATTGGCCCCGTGCTATTAGCTGCGCGCGCGGAAATTCAAAGCGCCCATCGGGAGGCTGTCTCTCAAACGGTTCCAGTTCATCGCTCGATCTCCATTTCTTGGCGGGCTTGCTCAATCTCCAAAGGGCGGGCGTCGCGGGCGCGGGCCAGGTCGCCGTGGTGGCCGAGTTCGGCTTGGGCTTCCCGGCGTAGGGCTTGGATGGTGTCCAGGTCGGGGGCTTGGGTGGTCTTGGTGGCGGCCATGGCGGTTTCGTGGACGGCCCACTTTTCCATGGCTTTCCCTACCTTTTCGGGGTCGTCGGTCAAAATGCGTAGACTGGTTTTTTCACGAGTGCAAGCCACACCCGCTAACTGCGAGATGGACTCCTGCCCCACGCTTTCAACCGCGTAGATCGCCCCGCCCTTGGTCATGCCCTGGGCCTTGTGGACCGTGCGGCAATAGCCGTAGTCGAGGGGGTAGTTTTGGTCCTTTTGCAGGGTGACTTCGCGCCCGTCCTCCATCCGCGCAACCGGACCATCGGGAGAAAGGCGAACGACCTTAGCGTCCGCGCCGTTCTCAATGCGGTCAGGAGTGTCACGCAGACCTGCGCTGTCCCTGAAGTTAATTTCGTCACCGGGTGACAACCAGATTTCCCGTGATGCGTAAACCTTGGGAGATTTGGCAGTCGAGGGGTTCCAGTGCTTTTGTTCCCCAGCGTCGTTCTCTAAAATGACGCGGCCCCGCTCAACACCTTTCACTTGCCAGTCCACGTCGCGCCTTGCCTCACCCCGACCTTCGCTCATGCGAACAATAAGGTCAGAGCGGTCTTGGTAAGACTCAGTTCGAGATAAGGCCTCTTTGGTCATGCTCACTTTATCTAGCGCGCGGATGGTGACAGACTCGGACCCGATCTCGCCGCGCTCTTTAAGTCCGGCGCGAACCTGGGTGTTGATCGCCGAGCGCAGTTTGTTCGTACTGGTCATCAGGACCGTATCGGCACGTTCATCGGGAGAGAGCGAGAGATAAGAGGAAGCGGTCTCGCGGACAAGTGCCGCCTGCCGGACCTCGCGTGGAATCTTTGGCGGCTTAACCTTCTGCTGCGGGTCCTTATCCTTGCCACGACCCTCGTCAAACCCCAAAACCTTCTCGGTGTTGGCGTCGAGATATTCCCGCACCTCTTGAAAAGACAAATCTCCTGCGTCCTCCAATCCGACCCGCTCTGCCAGAGCGATCATGGCATCCGTCGGCTTCAGTTCCCCCGCTTCACTTTGCGTTTGCGACTCAGAGACCCTCTCTTGATCGGGCGTTTTGCCGACCGCCCGCCAGTCCGCGTCCGTCACAGTGACGGACTGCATGTACTCCTGGGCAATGGCGACGGCGGCCTTGGCGTCTCCATCGGCCCACACCTGGGCCATCTGTTTAAGGCGTGGATCGGACTGGCGTTGCACTTCACTAATTTTGGCGAACTGAACGGCACGCGCCTCCATCATTTGTTGATAGGGAGCGCCAGCGCCTACACTGCGAAGCTGTTGGGGATCGCCCACGAGGACGAGGCGCCCGCCTTCGCGGTCAAGCTTTTGCAGCACGCGATCCATATCTTCTGCCCCGACCATGGCCGCCTCATCCATGACGATAAGGCGGTTCTCGTTTATTTTGATGCTGCCGTTAGATTGCATTTCCGGTTTCGTTTGAAGCCACGAGGCTATTGTCATAAGCTCATCGGGCTTCGCGTCCGCAAGTTCTTTTTTGGCCTTCGTAGTAGGCGTCATGCCGATGGTATGAAACCCCGAGGCCTTGGCTTGCGCGATAATGGGACGGACGGCGCCCGTCGTTTTACCGACGCCCCAGGCACCGACGATACCGGTCACGCGGTCCTGGGTTGTGAGCGCCAGGGTGATCGCTTCGCGTTGACCTTCAGACAGGTGGTAGCCCTGAGCGGTTTCGGTTTTTTCGATCAAGGCTTTCGTGTCGTGGGTGGAAAGGATCGCGGGCACCTGATCGCGTCCGGATTGAACGCGCGCCAGTATCTCCTGCTCGCGGTACAGCGTGTCGCGGGTCGTGAGCTTGCCGCCACCCACGTCGATCAGTCCGGCCGCCTTGTCGTCGATCGCCTGGTCAATCTCCGAAAGAGTGGTGCCGCCCATTCCCGCGCGCAGGGCTTCGAGGCGGGTGGCGTGTTTTCCAAAGACCGATTCACGCTCGCCTAGGTGGCGTGCGGCGGCCTTGATGGCCTCATCGGTCAGGTTGGCGGATTCGATAGGGCCGCGGGCGCGGGCCTGGGCCACAACGGCGTCCAGGTCGAGCCCCGCGGCACGGATGCGCTCGCGCCACTCCCACCGCTGCTCGTTCTGCCCGACCTGCGCTTTGCCGCCACGCGTAGCAAGGCACGCGGACTCTTTCTCTGCGTCGGTCGCGGTTTCGGGGTCAATGCCACGCCCGCGCATCCAGGCGTCCATTTGGGTCGAGCGGCGGGAGAAGTCGTCTATGACGTTTTGGGGGACGCAGAGAGCTCCCAGCCGTCGCGAGTCTGGCGAATTTCGTACCCCAAAGCTTGGGCGCGCTTAGCCAAAAAGGCTTTTTGGGCAAAGTCCGCGATTTTGGCCAGCTCCATCTGGCGGCCAAAGTCCAGATCCATGCGAACCCAGACCCCATCCGCGCGTTGAGTCATGTTACAGGCAAGCAGGTGGGAGTGAAGGTCCATGTCGGCGCTGCCATCCACCATTCTGGTGTCCTCATGGAGAAAGGAGGCGATCACCAGATTTTGTGTGTGCTCGACCTACGCCCCGCCATGCCCGTGGCGGAAGGTGGCGCACTCGGCCTCGATCACGCGGGCCGCGACCTTGACACTTTCATCCCAAAGGGCGATTAGGCGTGGATCGGCCTGGGCCATGATCGAGTAGGACTTGCTGGCGCTCAGGGTCAGGTCGGTGCCGCGGCGGGCGCTGGCGGCCTTGCCACCACGTTTGGTCAGATCCTCCCCGGTGGGAAGGCGCCCTTCCAAAAGTTCGATCAGGTCTTCTCGCCGGACTTCACCCCGCAGGCCCAGGGTGGCGGCGCCTGCGCCGAGCCACTGGCTGGGGGCCGCCTTGGCCTGGTAGTAGCCCGCGGATCGCGCGGCCTCCGCCTCACGTTTCTTGTGCTCAAAGTAGTCGACGATGCTGGCAGGGGACCGCGAGGATTTCAGGTGGTGGATACGAAGCATTTGTGGGGACTCCTTATATATGGACTCGCCTATTAGCTGCCGCGACGGAAATTCAGCCCCACCAATCACCCTCCTGGAGACCCAGGCCGGGGAGCGGGTGGCACCCCGCGCAGCGGGGAGTGAACCCGCCCATCCCCGGCCACTACCCCCGCGCCAGCGGGACGGGTGGCGGCGTCAGCCGCGGGAGAATGCCCGGGCTACCATCACGCCCACGGCAGCGGGGAGAGTTTTGGCCCCGCCAGGGACACGACCATCTTTAGGTGCGGATGTGTGATCTTTCAGCCCATCGCGAAGCGGTGGGCGTCATACCCATATTTGTCTGAATACGGTATCAACACCGTACCAAGACGGTATCAACACTGGCGGAACCGGAACGAGTTGAGGTGCTTATAGGGCATTCTTACGCCACAGTTGCGACAGAGTTGGG
The DNA window shown above is from Acidiferrobacter sp. SPIII_3 and carries:
- a CDS encoding AAA family ATPase gives rise to the protein MGGTTLSEIDQAIDDKAAGLIDVGGGKLTTRDTLYREQEILARVQSGRDQVPAILSTHDTKALIEKTETAQGYHLSEGQREAITLALTTQDRVTGIVGAWGVGKTTGAVRPIIAQAKASGFHTIGMTPTTKAKKELADAKPDELMTIASWLQTKPEMQSNGSIKINENRLIVMDEAAMVGAEDMDRVLQKLDREGGRLVLVGDPQQLRSVGAGAPYQQMMEARAVQFAKISEVQRQSDPRLKQMAQVWADGDAKAAVAIAQEYMQSVTVTDADWRAVGKTPDQERVSESQTQSEAGELKPTDAMIALAERVGLEDAGDLSFQEVREYLDANTEKVLGFDEGRGKDKDPQQKVKPPKIPREVRQAALVRETASSYLSLSPDERADTVLMTSTNKLRSAINTQVRAGLKERGEIGSESVTIRALDKVSMTKEALSRTESYQDRSDLIVRMSEGRGEARRDVDWQVKGVERGRVILENDAGEQKHWNPSTAKSPKVYASREIWLSPGDEINFRDSAGLRDTPDRIENGADAKVVRLSPDGPVARMEDGREVTLQKDQNYPLDYGYCRTVHKAQGMTKGGAIYAVESVGQESISQLAGVACTREKTSLRILTDDPEKVGKAMEKWAVHETAMAATKTTQAPDLDTIQALRREAQAELGHHGDLARARDARPLEIEQARQEMEIER